In Carassius auratus strain Wakin unplaced genomic scaffold, ASM336829v1 scaf_tig00053202, whole genome shotgun sequence, a single genomic region encodes these proteins:
- the LOC113090188 gene encoding neurexophilin-2-like has product MHCTQSDPYSQCDKWNSFSTHFMIVHGLEKHVGKSLDYLEQGASSTVFKSLPYGVPAPSGAVKPPHQTSRIFSTLDHTPTKPKPPTFSFQNPYEWVRNQSHLQDHTGYRPKRKPSLKTSMKTKKIFGWGDFYFNVKTLKFSLLVTGKIVDHVNGTFTVYFRHNSSSLGNVSVSIVPPSKIVEFEVLQKPLHPEIQFHQQHQSTVDPKDIKAFNCRVEYEKTDRSKKPKPCLYDPSQTCFTENTQSHSSWLCAKPFKVICIFISFFSFDYKLVQKVCPDYNFQSEHPYLG; this is encoded by the exons atgcattgcactcAGTCTGACCCCTATTCCCAGTGTGACAAATGGAACTCTTTTTCCACTCATTTTATGATT gtgcATGGCTTGGAGAAACACGTGGGCAAATCTCTGGATTATCTGGAGCAGGGAGCGTCCAGCACAGTTTTCAAGAGCCTTCCATACGGCGTTCCCGCTCCATCAGGAGCCGTCAAACCTCCACACCAGACCTCCAGGATATTCTCCACGCTGGACCACACTCCCACGAAGCCCAAACCACCCACCTTCAGCTTCCAGAACCCCTACGAATGGGTGCGAAACCAGTCTCATCTCCAGGATCACACAGGCTACCGTCCCAAACGCAAGCCCTCCCTCAAAACCTCCATGAAGACTAAAAAGATCTTCGGCTGGGGCGACTTCTACTTCAACGTCAAGACGCTCAAGTTCAGTCTGCTGGTGACGGGGAAGATCGTGGACCACGTCAACGGGACGTTCACGGTCTACTTCCGCCACAACTCCTCCAGTCTCGGGAACGTGTCGGTGAGCATCGTTCCTCCGTCCAAAATTGTCGAGTTTGAGGTTCTCCAGAAACCCCTTCACCCGGAGATCCAGTTCCACCAGCAGCACCAGTCCACCGTCGACCCCAAAGACATCAAAGCCTTCAACTGTCGCGTGGAGTACGAGAAGACGGACCGCTCCAAGAAACCCAAACCCTGTCTTTACGATCCATCGCAGACCTGCTTCACTGAAAACACCCAGTCGCACTCGTCCTGGCTCTGCGCCAAACCCTTCAAAGTCATCTGTATTTTCATCTCCTTCTTCAGCTTCGACTACAAGCTGGTGCAGAAGGTCTGTCCGGACTACAACTTTCAGAGCGAGCATCCGTATTTGGGATGA